The sequence CGGCCAACAATCGGCACTCTGCGGCCATTTATCCATACAGGCGTGCCTTCCGGCGCATTACGTGGATAGCCATCACCATAACCAATCGCGACAACGCCAAGACGAGTATCTTGTTTGGCGGTCCAGTAACAACCATAACCTACGGGTTGATTCGCTTTGTGCTCGCGCACCGCTATCAAACGTGAAACCAAGTTCATTGCAGGGATCAAACCATGATTTGCGCCGCAATCCCCAGTAACGGGTGACACACCATACATCGCAATGCCTGGACGGATCCAATCACCTTGGCTCTTCGGCCAATAAAGCGCACCCGCCGAGTTCGCTAAGGTTCTAAACCCAGGTAAATCTGCAGTTAACTGGTTAAAGGTTTGCATTTGCACTTGAGTGTAATGATTGTCGGGCTCATCGGCACAGGCAAAGTGGGTCATCAGATGGATAGGCTTGGCGACATTTTTACAGGCCGTCAAACGCGCATAAACCGCTGAGAACTGTTCAGGCGTGACCCCTAAACGATGCATCCCCGAATCGACTTTCAACCATACTGTCACTGGTTTCGATAGTGTCGCCTGTTCTAACATCTCGATTTGCGATTCGTGATGCACCACAGTATCAATATCGTGCTCCACCAGCAAAGGTAAGTCGGTGCTGCGAAAAAAACCCTCAAGCAATAATAAGCGCGCCTTAACACTACCTGCGCGCAGCTCTAATGCCTCTTCCAAACGAGCTAAGCCGAAACCATCGGCATTGTTTAAGCATTTGGCAACATTTAATAATCCATGTCCATATCCATTGGCTTTCACCACGGCCATGACTTGACTGCTGCTCGCCTGCTGGCGTAAAACGGCGAGGTTGTTTTGCAGTGCACTACTGCTAATTTCTGCTCGGGGAAAAGGTTTCAAAATTTGCCTTGTCTATTTAGAAAAGTCTGGAAATACAAAGAATACATAAGCCACGCTTATCTTCTAACACCGGGAATTAATCTTCTTCAAACTGAGGACCTGCATAGTTATCAAAACGGGAAAACTGGCCTTGGAATGTTAAACGCACCCGTCCAATCGGGCCGTTACGCTGTTTACCGATAATGATTTCCGCCGTGCCCTTATCCGGAGAGTCGTTGTTATACACCTCATCACGGTAAATAAACATGATGAGATCCGCATCCTGCTCAATAGAACCCGATTCACGTAAGTCGGAGTTCACAGGGCGCTTATCGGCACGTTGTTCGAGCGAGCGGTTAAGCTGAGAAAGTGCGATAACGGGGATCTCTAACTCTTTAGCCAATGCCTTGAGAGAGCGAGAGATTTCAGCAATTTCAAGGGTACGGTTGTCCGATAACGCCGGAACTTGCATCAGCTGTAAGTAGTCGACCATGATCATCGATAACCCGCCATGTTCACGGGCAATACGGCGAGCACGGCTGCGCACTTCGGTCGGCGTTAAGCCTGAACCGTCGTCGATATACATCTTGCCTTGTTCGAGCATAATCCCCATGGTTGAGGATACCCGCGCCCAATCCTCATCATCGAGTTGTCCAGTACGGATTTTGGTTTGGTCAACGCGCCCTAAAGAAGCCAACATACGCATCATAATCTGCTCTGAGGGCATCTCGAGACTGAAAATCAACACGGGCTTGTCTTCATTCATCGCCGCCTGTTCGCACAGGTTCATCGCAAAGGTCGTTTTACCCATAGACGGACGCGCTGCGACAATAATCAAGTCGCCAGATTGGAAGCCAGCCGTCATTTTATCGAGATCGCTAAAACCACTCGATACCCCAGTCACACCGTTGTGGGGGTTATTGTAGAGCTGCTCAATTTTATCGACGGTCTTTTCAAGAATGGTTTTAATGCCTTCGGGACCTTCGTTGGCATTGGTGCGCTGCTCGGCAATCTTAAAGACTTTACTCTCGGCCAAATCGAGTAAAGCGCTGGAATCGCGGCCTTCGGGATTATAACCCGCATCAGCAATCTCATGGGCGACGCGGATCATCTCGCGTACTACGGCGCGCTCACGGACAATTTCAGCATAAGAAACAATGTTGCCTGCACTCGGGGTGTTTTTGGCAATCTCACCCAAGTAGGCAAAGCCGCCCGCTTCTTCGAGTTGGTTTTCAAGTTCAAGTTGTTCGGAAACCGTAATTAAGTCGATAGGTTGGCCTGTTTCGACTAAACGGTGCATGGCGGCGAAAATCATCCGGTGCGAGCGAGAATAAAAATCCTCTTTAACTACCGTTTCGGCCACTTTATCCCAAGCGTCGGCGTCTAACATGAGGCCGCCTAATACCGATTGTTCAGCCTCAATTGAATGCGGCGGCAGCTTGAGGCTATCGACCTGCAAATCCCTTGGCTTACTCTTAGGCTTAAAAGCACCTTGTTGTGACATTAACACTCCCGATTTCCAACAACTTAACAAAATATGATATAAAACCCGCGTCAAGCAAACAGGTGGTTTACACAGACCTGTTATCTCATTCCAACGGACACTCTAACTAAAAATAAGGAAAGAACATGCGTATTGCATTGGTTGCAGCCTTAGTACTGACCTGTGGCATAGCAACTGCCGATGAAGGGCAATGGCAACCTTATCAAATGCCTTCTATTGCAGACAAACTCAGCGCGCGTGGAATTGATATTCCCGCAGACAAGCTGGCCGATCTCACCAGTTACCCAATGAACGCCGTTGTCGGGCTGGGCTATTGTACCGCCAGTTTTGTCTCGCCCCAAGGGCTAGTTGTGACAAACCATCATTGTGCCTACAAGGCGATACAATATAACACTAAGAAAGAGCATAACTATCTCGAACAAGGCTTTTTAGCCACCTCAATGGATAAAGAACCGTCGGCCGGTCCCAATGAACGTTTATACATCACCGAAGCCGTGACGGATGTCACCAGCGACGTGACAAAAGATTTAAGCCAAGATCCTTTAAAACGCTACGAAGAGATTGAGAATCACAGTAAAGCCTTAATCAAAAGCTGTGAAGCCGATGATAACTACCGCTGCAATGTCCGTAGCTTCCACAATGGACTGGAATACTACCTGATCAAACAATTGATGATCCGCGATGTGCGCCTAGTATATGCACCGCCTGAAAGTGTTGGCGGTTATGGTGGCGATATTGATAACTATGAGTATCCACGCCACTCGGGTGATTTTGCCTTTCTACGGGCTTATGTAGGTAAAGACGGAAAACCTGCGGCTTTCAGCGAAGATAACATTCCTTATACGCCCAAAAGCTATTTAAAAGTGAATGCCGATGGCGTGAAAGCGGGCGATGGCGTGTTTGTGGCTGGCTACCCTGGCACGACCAACCGCTATAACCTCACTAGCGAGCTTAAATTTGCTAGCGACTGGCTCTATCCAACACAGGCAAAACGTTATCAATTACAGATTGATACCATTGAAGCCATGGGGCAGAAAGATGCCGACATCGCCATTAAATATGCAGGCAATATGGCGTCGATGGCCAACCGGATGAAAAAGCTCAACGGCCTACTCGCTGGCTTTAAAGCCACGGATATCGTCGGTATTAAGCAGCAACGTGAAAATGACTTTCTGGCATGGTTAACCAAAAACCCAAACCTTAACCAGAATCTCATCAGCGAGCTTGAAGTTTTACTGGCCGAGCAGCAACTGCAAACCCAAACCAATTATTACTTCACCAACGCCCAATCGAGCACGCTGCTCACTGCGGCCAACAACCTCTATCGCTTAGCGAAAGAAAAGCAAAAGAGCGATGCTGAGCGTGAAATCGGTTACCAAGAACGCGACTTAGCCATGTTCAGCTCACGCTTAAAACGTATCGATTCTAGTTTTGATGTAAAAGTCGATAAAACCCTGTGGTTACAAGATTTAAATGCTTATTTATCACAGCCAAATCGTGTTGCAGCCTTAGACAATATGCTGAATTTGAACGATAAAAACGTCAGTTTAGCGGCTAAACTCGATGGTTTATATTCGCTGACCACTCTGACAGATCAAGCGCAACGTTTGGCTTGGATGGAAGCAGATGCCAAGGCCTTTGAAACCAGCAGCGATCCGTTTATCCGCCTTGCAGTCGCGCTGTATGACACTAATATGGCGCAGGAAAAAGCAGAAAAAATCCTTGCGGGTAAATTGTCTACCGCTCGCCCAGCCTACATGGCAGCCGTTATCGACTACTACAAAGCCAACAACTGGCCAGTGTATCCCGACGCTAACGGTACGCTACGCATCAGCTATGGTATGGTCGATGGTTATCAATCCCGCGATGCACTATACAAACAGCCGTTTACTCGTCTTGATGGCATAGTCGCAAAACACACAGGCGTTGAGCCCTATAATGCGCCGAAAAAACTCCTCGATGCGATTAGCGTACAACGTTTTGGCGATCATCTGGTGAAGTCGGTTTATCAAGATCCCCGCGGCTGGATTTGCCGTCTGTTCTCTTGTTTAGATAAACCAGAAGAATTTAACTCAGTACCGGTTAACTTCTTATCGAGCGTAGATACCACAGGTGGCAACTCAGGTTCACCCGTCTTTAACGGTAAAGGAGAACTCGTTGGCCTTAACTTCGACTCTACCTATGAAGCAATTACCAAGGATTGGTTCTTTAATCCAACCATCACTCGCGCGGTTCACGTGGATATCCGCTATATCCTATGGATGATGGATGAAGTCGACCATGCCGATAATCTGATTAAAGAACTGGATTTAGTGAGAAACTAATTACCCATTAGCCTTTCGTGATGAATGATAATGGAATTAACTATGATTAAACCATTTGATTTAATCAGTATAAATTAAGCATCTTTCAAAACCGTTCAAGAAATATTCCTTGGACGGTTTTTATTTTAAGTAATTTATAAATTTGTGATGTGCCGCATTATCAATTCACCATAAACCCAATCAAAGCACCTTAATTAGCATTATTTAAAGCAAGACTAAACATGGACAATTTGTCTAACCTAAAAATAAAAACCAGTGATAAAAGCCACATTAACCAACAAATTTAAACTTAAGCCTTTAAAATACAAAAAATAGTGATAGGAAACCAATAGGTGCAACATAAACACATAAATATAAAGAGAAAAATAAAAATGCAATCAATGTAAAACCAGCAAAAAATATTATTTTCACTTTTCAAAAAACCTAAAAAATCGCTAATAAAACCATTAAAAATGCCTGCTTTATCAAAAACAATGAAACTTGATCGCCATCATGTTTTTACCACATTCAATTTCCTATTATCCCGCAGTCTAAAAATTCAAAAATTAGCTTTTGCCGCCAACATAAGCTGCTTAATAAATACATCAAATAACACTGAACACTTAATTCAGGTTGAAAATGAGGAACGCAAAATCCTATGACAACGACAACTTATCAACCAGGAGAAATCCAAGGGCTGATCAAGATTAATGCATCCAAATGCAAAGGATGTGATGCCTGTAAACAATTCTGCCCAACCCATGCCATTAATGGCGCTTCGGGTGCAGTACACTCTATCGATGAAGATAAATGCTTAAGCTGCGGACAGTGTTTAATTAACTGTCCATTTAGCGCTATTGAGGAAACCCACAGCGCACTTGAAACCGTGATTAAAAAGCTCGCTGATAAAAATACCACCGTGGTCGGGATTATCGCGCCTGCGGTACGGGTGGCGATTGGTGAAGAATTTGGCTTAGGTACAGGTGAGCTAGTAACAGGCAAACTCTACGGTGCCATGAATCAAGCTGGCTTTAAAATTTTCGACTGTAACTTCGCCGCCGATTTGACCATTATGGAAGAAGGCAGTGAGTTTATTC comes from Shewanella oneidensis MR-1 and encodes:
- the alr gene encoding alanine racemase is translated as MKPFPRAEISSSALQNNLAVLRQQASSSQVMAVVKANGYGHGLLNVAKCLNNADGFGLARLEEALELRAGSVKARLLLLEGFFRSTDLPLLVEHDIDTVVHHESQIEMLEQATLSKPVTVWLKVDSGMHRLGVTPEQFSAVYARLTACKNVAKPIHLMTHFACADEPDNHYTQVQMQTFNQLTADLPGFRTLANSAGALYWPKSQGDWIRPGIAMYGVSPVTGDCGANHGLIPAMNLVSRLIAVREHKANQPVGYGCYWTAKQDTRLGVVAIGYGDGYPRNAPEGTPVWINGRRVPIVGRVSMDMLTVDLGHDATDQVGDDVLLWGQALPVEEVAEHIGTIAYELVTKLTPRVAVCLA
- the dnaB gene encoding replicative DNA helicase, whose product is MSQQGAFKPKSKPRDLQVDSLKLPPHSIEAEQSVLGGLMLDADAWDKVAETVVKEDFYSRSHRMIFAAMHRLVETGQPIDLITVSEQLELENQLEEAGGFAYLGEIAKNTPSAGNIVSYAEIVRERAVVREMIRVAHEIADAGYNPEGRDSSALLDLAESKVFKIAEQRTNANEGPEGIKTILEKTVDKIEQLYNNPHNGVTGVSSGFSDLDKMTAGFQSGDLIIVAARPSMGKTTFAMNLCEQAAMNEDKPVLIFSLEMPSEQIMMRMLASLGRVDQTKIRTGQLDDEDWARVSSTMGIMLEQGKMYIDDGSGLTPTEVRSRARRIAREHGGLSMIMVDYLQLMQVPALSDNRTLEIAEISRSLKALAKELEIPVIALSQLNRSLEQRADKRPVNSDLRESGSIEQDADLIMFIYRDEVYNNDSPDKGTAEIIIGKQRNGPIGRVRLTFQGQFSRFDNYAGPQFEED
- a CDS encoding S46 family peptidase, with product MRIALVAALVLTCGIATADEGQWQPYQMPSIADKLSARGIDIPADKLADLTSYPMNAVVGLGYCTASFVSPQGLVVTNHHCAYKAIQYNTKKEHNYLEQGFLATSMDKEPSAGPNERLYITEAVTDVTSDVTKDLSQDPLKRYEEIENHSKALIKSCEADDNYRCNVRSFHNGLEYYLIKQLMIRDVRLVYAPPESVGGYGGDIDNYEYPRHSGDFAFLRAYVGKDGKPAAFSEDNIPYTPKSYLKVNADGVKAGDGVFVAGYPGTTNRYNLTSELKFASDWLYPTQAKRYQLQIDTIEAMGQKDADIAIKYAGNMASMANRMKKLNGLLAGFKATDIVGIKQQRENDFLAWLTKNPNLNQNLISELEVLLAEQQLQTQTNYYFTNAQSSTLLTAANNLYRLAKEKQKSDAEREIGYQERDLAMFSSRLKRIDSSFDVKVDKTLWLQDLNAYLSQPNRVAALDNMLNLNDKNVSLAAKLDGLYSLTTLTDQAQRLAWMEADAKAFETSSDPFIRLAVALYDTNMAQEKAEKILAGKLSTARPAYMAAVIDYYKANNWPVYPDANGTLRISYGMVDGYQSRDALYKQPFTRLDGIVAKHTGVEPYNAPKKLLDAISVQRFGDHLVKSVYQDPRGWICRLFSCLDKPEEFNSVPVNFLSSVDTTGGNSGSPVFNGKGELVGLNFDSTYEAITKDWFFNPTITRAVHVDIRYILWMMDEVDHADNLIKELDLVRN